One genomic region from Candidatus Palauibacter polyketidifaciens encodes:
- a CDS encoding sulfocyanin-like copper-binding protein codes for MKRSTQLTLGAFVLFGCGGGESDQPSPAPAPAPAPAAEAAATPSGPMAVDWISVDDGARTVTIDLVAGSTDANNRWNFNGYANGEATVVVPAGYTVTLNFENRDPVNYHSVGVLERAASYPPIFDDATPVFDGAITTNATSMTEATAPGGGTESISFTASTAGEYALVCPVPAHAVTGMWIGFDVSGSGESGLRS; via the coding sequence ATGAAGCGATCGACACAACTCACCCTGGGCGCCTTCGTCCTCTTCGGATGCGGCGGCGGCGAGAGTGACCAGCCGTCGCCGGCACCTGCCCCTGCCCCGGCTCCCGCCGCGGAGGCCGCCGCGACGCCTTCGGGGCCCATGGCCGTGGACTGGATCTCGGTGGACGACGGCGCACGCACCGTCACGATCGATCTCGTCGCGGGCTCGACGGACGCGAACAACCGCTGGAACTTCAACGGCTACGCGAACGGCGAGGCCACGGTCGTCGTGCCTGCCGGATACACCGTCACCCTCAACTTCGAAAACCGGGACCCGGTCAACTATCACAGCGTCGGCGTCCTCGAGCGGGCGGCGAGCTACCCCCCGATCTTCGATGACGCCACGCCGGTCTTCGATGGCGCGATTACGACGAACGCGACGTCGATGACGGAGGCCACGGCCCCCGGCGGCGGCACCGAGAGCATCAGCTTCACGGCGTCCACGGCCGGCGAGTACGCGCTGGTGTGCCCCGTTCCGGCTCACGCGGTCACGGGGATGTGGATCGGGTTCGACGTCTCCGGGTCGGGCGAGTCCGGGTTGCGGAGCTAG
- a CDS encoding SDR family oxidoreductase translates to MDEKTGGDALFAPGILAGRTALITGGGSGIGYGIAECLAAAGASVGVFSRNGERVGQAAERLASAHGVRTLPTVGDVREPAALERAVRETRDALGSIDILVNNAAGNFYAPTAELSPNGWRAVVEIDLFGTFHACRAVYPVMAEQGYGRIVSISMTLHYRGWPLMAHATAAKAGVDALTRTLAIEWARDGINVNAVAPGPIPTEGVKKAFEAPPSEEVDMFGMRSGTGFADRFIPAGRLGRPHDIGQMITFLCSPGGDWITGAVIVVDGGESLVSPRTVPPGRSES, encoded by the coding sequence ATGGACGAGAAAACGGGCGGCGACGCGCTCTTCGCGCCGGGGATCCTCGCAGGCCGGACGGCGTTGATCACGGGTGGCGGCAGCGGCATCGGGTACGGCATCGCGGAGTGCCTCGCGGCGGCGGGCGCCTCCGTGGGCGTGTTCAGCCGCAACGGGGAACGGGTCGGGCAGGCGGCCGAGCGCCTGGCTTCGGCTCACGGGGTGCGGACGCTCCCGACCGTCGGGGACGTGCGCGAACCGGCGGCTCTCGAACGCGCGGTGCGGGAGACGCGGGACGCGCTCGGGTCCATCGACATCCTCGTGAACAACGCGGCGGGCAATTTCTATGCACCGACGGCGGAACTGTCGCCGAACGGTTGGCGCGCCGTGGTGGAGATCGATCTGTTCGGCACCTTTCACGCCTGTCGCGCAGTCTATCCCGTCATGGCCGAGCAGGGGTACGGACGCATCGTGTCGATCTCGATGACGCTGCATTACCGGGGCTGGCCCCTCATGGCCCACGCGACGGCTGCCAAGGCGGGGGTGGACGCGCTCACGCGTACGCTCGCGATCGAGTGGGCGCGGGACGGGATCAACGTGAACGCCGTGGCGCCGGGTCCGATCCCGACGGAGGGCGTGAAGAAGGCGTTCGAGGCTCCTCCCAGCGAGGAAGTCGACATGTTCGGCATGCGCTCCGGCACCGGGTTCGCGGATCGTTTCATTCCGGCCGGGCGGCTGGGGCGCCCTCACGACATCGGGCAGATGATCACCTTCCTCTGCTCACCGGGCGGAGACTGGATCACGGGCGCGGTGATCGTCGTCGACGGCGGGGAGTCGCTCGTGAGCCCGCGCACCGTCCCCCCCGGACGCTCCGAGAGCTGA
- a CDS encoding zinc ribbon domain-containing protein → MSRGTAGFPTKLPPPDPQCPATTREEEDSIGDQRNDTRMDCPECGDPVGRADQTCQKCGAPLSFAPDETGVHCAVCGDAIGAYTETCPACGETGYPALRPRRGRKWKGSRPEGLTRT, encoded by the coding sequence GTGTCCCGCGGCACGGCCGGGTTTCCGACCAAGTTACCGCCACCCGACCCGCAGTGCCCGGCGACGACGCGCGAGGAGGAGGATTCGATCGGCGATCAGCGCAACGACACCCGGATGGACTGCCCGGAGTGCGGCGATCCCGTGGGGCGGGCTGACCAGACCTGCCAGAAGTGCGGCGCGCCGCTCTCGTTCGCACCGGACGAAACAGGCGTGCACTGCGCGGTCTGCGGGGACGCGATCGGCGCCTACACGGAGACCTGCCCCGCCTGCGGCGAGACGGGCTATCCGGCGCTCCGTCCGCGCCGCGGCCGCAAGTGGAAGGGCTCGCGCCCGGAGGGCTTGACCCGGACGTGA
- the fabF gene encoding beta-ketoacyl-ACP synthase II, translated as MIHTDAKRRVAITGVGMVTSVGLDADDTWAALLRGESGAGPITQFDPSGQPVRFACEVKGFDPLQYLDRKGARRADRFLQLAIAAATQAMEQAGFGDGLAHLPPDRTGVVVGVAVGGLPLLEAQHKKLLSKGPRFVSPLLIPMFIPDMTVGLLSILYGARGPNYAAVSACASGGHSLGLAFRSIRRGETDVMIAGGTESAITPLAVAGFASMGSMSTRNDDPERACRPFDARRDGFVLGEGSGMLILEELEHARARGAEILGEIAGFGQSADAYHMTAPAPDGVGARLAMQQALEDAGLAPGDIGYINANGTATPVGDAAETQAIKEVLGDHARSIVVGATKSMTGHPLGAAGGIEAVISMLVCRHGVIPPTINFEEADPECDLDYAHAGPIERPVSAALSNSFAFGGHNACLAIRRWDDN; from the coding sequence TTGATCCACACGGATGCGAAAAGGCGCGTCGCGATCACGGGCGTCGGGATGGTCACATCCGTCGGCCTCGATGCGGATGACACCTGGGCTGCGCTTCTGCGGGGCGAGAGCGGCGCGGGGCCGATCACGCAGTTCGATCCGTCCGGCCAGCCCGTCCGCTTCGCCTGCGAGGTGAAGGGCTTCGATCCCCTCCAGTATCTGGACCGGAAGGGGGCGCGGCGCGCCGACCGCTTCCTGCAGTTGGCCATTGCCGCGGCGACGCAGGCCATGGAACAGGCCGGGTTCGGCGACGGGCTCGCCCACCTGCCTCCGGACCGGACGGGGGTCGTCGTCGGCGTCGCGGTCGGCGGGCTCCCGCTCCTGGAGGCACAGCACAAAAAACTCCTGTCGAAGGGACCGCGATTCGTCTCGCCTCTGCTCATACCGATGTTCATCCCGGACATGACCGTCGGACTGCTGTCGATCCTGTACGGCGCGCGCGGCCCCAACTACGCGGCGGTGTCGGCCTGTGCTTCCGGTGGCCACTCGCTCGGGCTCGCCTTCCGCTCGATCCGGAGGGGAGAGACCGATGTGATGATCGCCGGCGGCACCGAGTCCGCCATCACGCCGCTCGCGGTGGCCGGCTTCGCGTCGATGGGGTCGATGTCGACGCGGAACGACGATCCGGAGAGAGCCTGCCGCCCCTTCGACGCCCGCCGCGACGGATTCGTGCTCGGGGAGGGCTCGGGCATGCTGATCCTCGAGGAACTGGAGCACGCGAGGGCGCGCGGCGCGGAGATCCTGGGGGAGATCGCGGGCTTCGGGCAGAGCGCGGACGCCTATCACATGACGGCCCCTGCCCCGGACGGCGTCGGCGCGCGGCTGGCCATGCAGCAGGCGCTCGAAGACGCCGGCCTCGCACCCGGCGACATCGGTTACATCAATGCGAACGGGACCGCGACGCCGGTCGGGGACGCGGCCGAGACGCAGGCCATAAAGGAAGTGCTGGGCGATCACGCGCGGTCGATCGTGGTGGGCGCGACGAAGTCGATGACGGGCCACCCGCTCGGGGCCGCCGGGGGGATCGAAGCCGTGATCTCCATGCTCGTCTGCAGGCACGGCGTGATCCCTCCCACGATCAACTTCGAGGAGGCGGATCCCGAGTGCGATCTCGACTACGCGCACGCCGGCCCCATCGAGCGCCCCGTTTCGGCGGCCCTGTCGAACTCCTTCGCCTTCGGAGGGCATAACGCCTGCCTGGCCATCCGCCGCTGGGACGACAACTGA
- a CDS encoding proline dehydrogenase family protein, translating into MRKALLWASTNRWLSQRLPERPFVRRAVRKFMPGEKLEDALGEAAGLREEGIPTLVTTLGENVETAEETRESVAEYVRAMDLAEEMGLDLEVSIKPTHLGLDQDPELAVENVGALAARAEGHGTLWIDMEGSYYTEATLSLYRAVRRRHVNVGLCIQSYLRRTADDLESLMEFGPRIRLVKGAYAEPAEIAFPDKRDVDESYLALARRLVDHLGNGGDGFLGLGTHDPAMIGPLSADAAAAGLDGSRFEIEMLYGIGRREQRRLVRNGTPLRVLISYGGAWFPWYMRRLAERPANIWFVARSMFR; encoded by the coding sequence ATGAGGAAGGCGCTGCTGTGGGCTTCCACGAACCGGTGGCTCTCGCAGCGCCTTCCGGAGCGTCCTTTCGTGCGGCGCGCGGTTCGCAAGTTCATGCCGGGCGAGAAGCTGGAGGACGCGCTCGGCGAGGCGGCCGGTTTACGGGAGGAAGGCATTCCCACCCTCGTCACCACGCTGGGCGAGAACGTCGAGACCGCTGAGGAAACCCGCGAATCCGTCGCCGAGTACGTGCGGGCGATGGACCTGGCGGAGGAGATGGGGCTCGATCTGGAGGTCTCGATCAAGCCCACCCACCTCGGACTCGACCAGGACCCGGAACTCGCGGTCGAGAACGTCGGGGCACTCGCGGCGCGCGCCGAGGGTCACGGTACGCTCTGGATCGACATGGAGGGGTCGTACTACACGGAGGCGACGCTGTCTCTCTACCGCGCGGTCCGGCGCCGGCATGTGAACGTCGGACTCTGCATCCAGTCCTACCTCAGACGGACGGCCGACGACCTCGAATCGCTCATGGAATTCGGCCCCCGCATCCGGCTCGTGAAGGGCGCCTACGCGGAACCGGCCGAGATCGCCTTTCCCGACAAGCGGGACGTGGACGAAAGCTACCTCGCCCTCGCGCGGCGTCTTGTGGACCACCTCGGGAACGGAGGGGACGGCTTCCTCGGGCTCGGGACCCACGATCCGGCGATGATCGGGCCGCTCTCCGCGGATGCCGCGGCGGCGGGCCTCGATGGCAGCCGGTTCGAGATCGAGATGCTGTACGGGATCGGACGGCGTGAGCAGAGGAGGCTCGTGCGCAACGGAACCCCGCTGCGGGTGCTGATCAGCTACGGGGGGGCGTGGTTCCCCTGGTACATGCGTCGCCTGGCCGAGCGGCCGGCGAACATATGGTTCGTCGCCCGCAGCATGTTCCGCTAG
- a CDS encoding putative Ig domain-containing protein, translating into MKSGLTHADPGSGFVLAALIGLWVAACGGESTAPPPPPPPPPPAPVAPVQVGTIPNQAVGTGQTATLDVSSYFRDPDGGALTYTAASSAAAVVSVSLSGSTLTIVGVAEGTSTVTVTARDPGGLTAAQSFEVTVETPNRAPEPVGTVPSRNVEAGQTETLDISPYFSDPDGDALTYTAASSAAAILSVSISGSTVTMVGVAEGTSTVTVTARDPDGLTAEQSLQVTVETPNRAPEPVGTIPGQTVEAGQTETLDVSPYFRDPDGDALTYTAASSAAAILSVSISGSTLTMAGVAEGNATVTVTARDPGGLTAEQSASVAVSSESDFVPLSVLTITRSGGIRFGGISVGTGCFQVSAITLNGVTYTVHWSEWQILSGSDWNQVSGTRRDGRVCG; encoded by the coding sequence TTGAAGTCCGGATTGACGCATGCCGATCCGGGCTCCGGTTTCGTCCTGGCCGCGCTGATCGGCCTTTGGGTTGCGGCGTGCGGAGGCGAATCGACAGCCCCTCCGCCCCCGCCTCCGCCCCCACCGCCGGCGCCGGTAGCGCCGGTCCAGGTAGGCACGATCCCCAATCAAGCGGTCGGGACCGGGCAGACCGCGACCCTCGACGTATCCTCCTACTTCCGCGATCCCGATGGCGGTGCGCTCACGTACACGGCCGCTTCATCGGCGGCAGCGGTAGTCTCGGTCTCGCTGTCCGGCAGCACTCTGACGATCGTCGGGGTCGCTGAGGGAACCTCGACGGTGACGGTAACGGCCAGGGACCCGGGCGGGCTCACGGCCGCGCAGAGTTTCGAGGTGACGGTGGAGACGCCGAACCGGGCCCCCGAGCCCGTGGGGACGGTCCCAAGCCGGAACGTGGAAGCGGGACAGACGGAGACCCTCGATATCTCCCCCTACTTCAGTGATCCCGATGGAGATGCGCTGACCTACACGGCCGCTTCCTCGGCCGCCGCCATCCTCTCGGTCTCGATCTCGGGTAGTACCGTGACGATGGTGGGGGTGGCGGAGGGAACTTCGACGGTGACGGTAACGGCCAGGGACCCGGACGGGCTCACGGCCGAGCAGAGTCTCCAGGTGACGGTGGAGACGCCGAACCGGGCCCCGGAGCCCGTGGGGACGATCCCGGGCCAGACCGTGGAAGCGGGACAGACGGAAACCCTGGACGTCTCTCCCTACTTCCGCGACCCCGATGGAGATGCGCTCACCTACACGGCCGCTTCCTCGGCCGCCGCCATCCTCTCGGTCTCGATCTCGGGCAGCACCCTGACGATGGCGGGGGTCGCCGAAGGGAACGCGACGGTGACGGTGACGGCCCGCGATCCGGGTGGCCTCACCGCCGAGCAGTCAGCCAGCGTGGCCGTCAGTTCCGAGTCCGACTTCGTACCGCTCAGTGTGCTGACGATCACCCGCAGCGGAGGCATCAGATTCGGCGGCATCAGCGTTGGGACGGGCTGCTTTCAAGTCTCCGCCATAACCCTCAACGGCGTGACCTACACCGTTCACTGGAGCGAGTGGCAGATCTTGAGTGGCTCGGACTGGAACCAGGTCTCCGGGACGCGCAGGGACGGTCGCGTCTGCGGCTAA
- a CDS encoding MiaB/RimO family radical SAM methylthiotransferase translates to MSDVNDSPSVWFHTFGCKANQYDTERIRQELELRGAETALHADAADIAVINTCTVTNQADANARRLVRRLRRQHPDLRIVVAGCSTSFREAEYHALEEVDGVVPGHDPTAVARLVPQLGDFAAAGPVTSAVSDASAAPLQRNARGTRAWLKIQDGCDRKCSFCATRIARGASVSRPVDDVVAEAATLARVHPELVLTGIHIGHYGKDLAAGSPRDGARTSHGLATLCERLLEEVPVRLRLSSIEATEIDGRLVDLLAASDGRLAPHLHVPLQSGSDRVLRLMRRWHTREAYRARVLAIAERLGGVGSGAFGLGADIIVGFPGEGEEEFEETRALVEELPYTYLHVFPYSVRDGTVAASLPDRVPGDVAAGRSRTLREIGLRKGQAYSETRAGTIAEIVVEGRDDRVAGVTGDYLRVELRGDATPGDRFSARLRARDGRLTADVPASAPAAAAV, encoded by the coding sequence ATGAGCGACGTGAACGACAGCCCTTCCGTCTGGTTCCACACCTTCGGGTGCAAGGCGAACCAGTACGATACCGAGCGGATCCGTCAGGAGCTTGAACTCCGCGGGGCGGAGACGGCGCTCCACGCGGACGCCGCGGACATCGCCGTCATCAACACGTGCACCGTGACGAACCAGGCCGACGCGAACGCGAGGCGACTCGTGCGCCGGCTGCGCCGCCAACACCCGGATCTCCGCATCGTCGTCGCCGGCTGTTCAACCTCCTTTCGTGAAGCCGAGTATCACGCGCTGGAAGAAGTGGATGGCGTCGTGCCCGGGCACGACCCGACCGCGGTCGCGCGACTTGTACCGCAACTGGGAGACTTCGCCGCGGCCGGTCCGGTCACGTCAGCCGTTTCGGACGCGTCGGCCGCCCCACTGCAGCGGAATGCGCGCGGCACCCGGGCCTGGCTCAAGATCCAGGACGGGTGCGACCGGAAATGCTCGTTCTGCGCGACGCGGATCGCGCGCGGCGCCTCGGTCTCGCGCCCGGTAGACGATGTCGTGGCGGAGGCTGCGACGCTGGCCCGCGTGCACCCGGAACTCGTGCTCACCGGGATTCACATCGGCCACTACGGAAAGGATCTCGCCGCCGGCTCCCCGCGCGACGGCGCGCGCACGTCCCACGGTCTCGCGACGCTGTGCGAACGGCTGCTCGAGGAAGTCCCCGTCCGCCTCCGCCTCTCCTCCATCGAGGCGACGGAAATCGACGGCCGGCTCGTGGATCTGCTCGCGGCATCGGATGGACGTCTGGCCCCCCACCTGCACGTGCCGCTGCAGAGCGGGTCCGACCGCGTGCTTCGCCTCATGCGCCGCTGGCATACGCGGGAGGCGTATCGGGCCCGGGTGCTCGCGATCGCCGAGCGTCTGGGCGGCGTCGGCTCCGGCGCGTTCGGTCTCGGCGCGGACATCATCGTCGGCTTCCCCGGCGAGGGGGAGGAGGAGTTCGAGGAGACGCGGGCGCTCGTGGAGGAGTTGCCCTACACCTACCTGCACGTGTTCCCCTATTCGGTGCGGGACGGAACCGTGGCCGCGAGTCTCCCGGACCGGGTGCCCGGCGACGTGGCGGCCGGCCGCTCCCGAACGTTGCGGGAAATCGGCCTCCGCAAGGGCCAGGCCTATTCGGAAACGCGCGCTGGCACCATCGCCGAAATCGTCGTGGAGGGCCGGGACGACCGCGTCGCCGGCGTCACGGGCGACTACCTGCGGGTCGAACTCCGCGGCGACGCGACCCCCGGCGATCGCTTCTCCGCGCGCCTGCGGGCGCGCGACGGGCGTCTGACGGCTGACGTGCCCGCCAGCGCACCGGCGGCGGCAGCAGTCTGA
- the rho gene encoding transcription termination factor Rho, whose translation MTNNTSQPRGGSPRGSGGQPGGKGQPKGRGKGSGGRGGKGRNRRRRSRGRRNRGGKGPRQPRPDQQDAAAEVPEGPKDGYLGLIERLGNGTGFIRRQHAGYTPSDDDIYVSPKIVSRYDLRTGDEICGQAGRPPRPGKSPPLRYLHTVNGTPPDQLGRRRQFDRLSAMHPDRRLRLECGLERRGQPDYTNRIIDLICPMGMGQRSLIVAPAKAGKTMVLQAIAEGISKNHPESTILILLVDERPEEVTEMEATGLGEVTASSFDHRAERHVQVAEITLERARRLAELGQDVVLILDSITRLARAYNTTEEGSGRTLTGGIDANSLEKPKRFFGSARCVPESKGGGSLTIIATALVDTGSRMDQVIFEEFKGTGNSELVLDRDISDRRIFPAIDLNSSATRREERLMNDDELLVAQAMRRELSTYPPVEAMQEVLGLMRQTDSNEELVSKLRQRI comes from the coding sequence TTGACGAACAACACATCACAGCCGCGTGGCGGCTCCCCGCGCGGGAGCGGAGGCCAACCCGGCGGCAAGGGACAGCCCAAGGGCCGCGGGAAGGGGTCGGGTGGCCGCGGAGGCAAGGGCCGGAACCGGCGACGCCGTTCACGCGGACGCCGCAACCGCGGAGGAAAGGGGCCCCGCCAGCCGCGGCCCGATCAGCAGGATGCGGCCGCCGAAGTTCCGGAGGGTCCGAAGGACGGCTACCTGGGACTCATCGAACGGCTCGGCAACGGCACAGGGTTCATCCGCCGCCAGCACGCCGGGTACACCCCGAGCGACGACGACATCTACGTGAGTCCAAAGATCGTTTCCCGCTACGATCTGCGGACGGGAGACGAGATCTGCGGCCAGGCCGGCCGTCCGCCCCGCCCCGGCAAGAGCCCCCCGCTCCGATATCTTCACACCGTCAACGGCACCCCCCCGGACCAGCTCGGACGACGCCGACAGTTCGACCGCCTGAGCGCGATGCATCCCGACCGGCGCTTGCGGCTGGAGTGCGGGCTCGAGCGCCGCGGACAGCCCGACTACACCAATCGGATCATCGATCTCATCTGTCCCATGGGAATGGGTCAGCGATCTCTCATCGTCGCGCCCGCCAAGGCCGGGAAGACGATGGTCCTGCAGGCGATCGCCGAGGGCATCTCGAAGAACCACCCCGAATCCACGATCCTCATCCTCCTCGTCGACGAGCGTCCGGAGGAAGTGACGGAGATGGAGGCGACGGGACTCGGCGAGGTCACCGCCTCGAGCTTCGACCACCGGGCCGAGCGCCACGTGCAGGTCGCCGAGATCACGCTCGAGCGCGCGCGGCGCCTGGCGGAGCTGGGACAGGACGTCGTCCTCATCCTCGATTCAATCACGCGGCTGGCGCGGGCGTACAACACGACGGAGGAGGGAAGCGGGCGCACGCTCACGGGCGGCATCGACGCGAACTCCCTCGAGAAGCCGAAGCGCTTCTTCGGCAGCGCGCGCTGCGTCCCGGAGAGCAAGGGCGGCGGATCGCTCACGATCATCGCGACGGCGCTCGTCGACACCGGCTCCCGCATGGACCAGGTGATCTTCGAGGAGTTCAAGGGGACGGGGAACAGCGAACTCGTTCTTGACCGGGACATTTCGGACCGCCGGATCTTTCCCGCGATCGATCTCAACTCGAGCGCGACGCGGCGGGAGGAACGCCTGATGAACGACGATGAACTCCTCGTCGCCCAGGCGATGCGGCGCGAACTCAGCACCTATCCGCCGGTCGAGGCCATGCAGGAGGTCCTCGGCCTCATGCGGCAGACCGACTCGAACGAAGAACTCGTCTCGAAGCTGCGCCAGCGGATCTAG
- a CDS encoding radical SAM protein: MPNISGAMAARMLARGIRNRMQNKPLSVSFEITHACTANCWHCNWGGPIKEERLGAAEYAAICRELRPVVSHASGGEPLARGDVYDIVDAMTNKGGLPWMIVVTNASNLTPERFFRLKDSGMHQLSTSLDFPDERHDEFRRIPGLFDRMARVVPEIRRQSTDTDDILLNVCITAWNYRDIGDMVRVAKDWGVPINFSVYTHLRVQDRDGLIEGDGLDGLADSLQEVIDLRAAGYPVYTTPRVLWKFHRFLTEEGIPGCQAGRRFLVINPDGRLTPCAMVMAYFDRQEDMLEKFTKQNACQQCYISTRANTEKSVREFVQDNTDAFFKLLTPWRS, translated from the coding sequence ATGCCGAACATCTCCGGAGCCATGGCCGCACGCATGCTCGCGCGGGGCATCCGCAACCGGATGCAGAACAAGCCGCTCTCCGTCTCGTTCGAGATCACGCACGCCTGCACGGCGAACTGCTGGCATTGCAACTGGGGCGGACCCATCAAGGAGGAGCGCCTCGGGGCGGCGGAGTACGCGGCGATCTGCCGGGAGCTTCGGCCCGTCGTGTCGCACGCTTCCGGAGGGGAACCGCTCGCGCGCGGAGACGTGTACGACATCGTCGACGCGATGACGAACAAGGGCGGGCTGCCCTGGATGATCGTGGTCACGAACGCGTCGAACCTCACGCCGGAACGCTTCTTCCGTCTCAAGGACAGCGGGATGCACCAGTTGTCGACCTCGCTCGACTTCCCCGACGAAAGACACGACGAGTTTCGCCGCATTCCCGGCCTGTTCGACCGCATGGCCCGCGTGGTTCCCGAGATCCGCCGCCAGAGCACGGACACGGACGACATTCTGCTCAACGTGTGCATCACCGCGTGGAACTACCGGGACATCGGAGACATGGTGCGCGTGGCGAAGGACTGGGGCGTGCCGATCAACTTCTCCGTCTATACGCACCTGCGGGTGCAGGACCGGGACGGGCTCATCGAGGGGGACGGGCTGGACGGGCTGGCCGACAGCCTGCAGGAGGTCATCGATCTGCGCGCCGCCGGATATCCGGTCTACACGACGCCTCGCGTGCTGTGGAAATTCCACCGGTTTCTGACGGAGGAAGGGATCCCCGGGTGCCAGGCGGGCCGCCGCTTCCTCGTCATCAACCCGGACGGAAGGCTCACGCCGTGCGCGATGGTGATGGCGTACTTCGACCGGCAGGAGGACATGCTGGAGAAGTTCACGAAACAGAACGCGTGCCAGCAGTGCTACATCTCCACCCGGGCGAACACGGAGAAGAGCGTGCGCGAGTTCGTGCAGGACAACACGGACGCCTTCTTCAAGCTGCTCACGCCCTGGCGGAGCTGA
- a CDS encoding TrmJ/YjtD family RNA methyltransferase: MSEGSGRLDRTCIVLHEPQDVVNVALVTRAMKNMGLSRLRLVNPAEFDAWRITGIAHDTEDVVERIRIFDDLPSALADASYVLGATARRRSTRHEWWSPEGAATEFASPAGGREGRLAVVFGREDRGLSNEALDLCHGLVCIPTNPDHTSMNLAHAAVIILYELRKAALGPADWEGRDLEGKRRRRTPPALHGELEEFFDIWERAMGEVGLFHGIESAPKMRSFRNIFQRADLDRRELGLILAVAYEVLNFARREKKRARERAEAEAEG; the protein is encoded by the coding sequence GTGAGCGAGGGCAGCGGACGGCTCGACCGGACGTGCATCGTCCTCCACGAGCCGCAGGATGTCGTCAACGTCGCGCTCGTGACGCGCGCGATGAAGAACATGGGTCTCTCGCGTCTCCGACTCGTGAACCCCGCGGAGTTCGATGCCTGGCGCATCACCGGCATCGCGCACGACACGGAGGATGTCGTGGAGCGCATCCGCATCTTCGATGATCTCCCCTCCGCCCTCGCCGATGCGAGCTACGTGCTCGGTGCGACCGCCCGCCGCCGTTCCACCCGCCACGAGTGGTGGAGTCCCGAGGGCGCCGCGACGGAATTTGCGAGCCCCGCCGGCGGGCGCGAGGGGAGACTCGCCGTCGTCTTCGGCCGCGAGGACCGGGGTCTCTCCAACGAGGCGCTCGATCTCTGCCACGGCCTCGTGTGCATCCCCACGAACCCCGACCACACGTCGATGAACCTCGCCCACGCGGCCGTCATCATTCTGTACGAACTGCGGAAAGCGGCGCTGGGCCCGGCCGACTGGGAGGGGCGCGACCTGGAGGGCAAGAGACGCCGCCGGACCCCGCCGGCGCTGCACGGCGAGCTTGAGGAGTTCTTCGACATCTGGGAGCGGGCGATGGGGGAGGTCGGTCTCTTCCACGGCATCGAGTCGGCGCCGAAGATGCGGAGCTTTCGGAACATCTTTCAGCGCGCGGACCTCGACCGGCGCGAACTCGGCCTCATCCTCGCGGTGGCGTACGAGGTGCTGAACTTCGCCCGGCGAGAGAAGAAGCGCGCCCGTGAGCGCGCGGAGGCGGAAGCGGAAGGCTAG